From the genome of Rhodothermales bacterium, one region includes:
- a CDS encoding STAS domain-containing protein, which yields MKFKTSDHYYATVMEMKGKFLGSVDGDAFRDAIQTLKEQGKTKLVVDLSGTDMIDSTGIGALIGALTSMRNAGGDVRIACLKKRIKNLFLMTRLLGPVFDDYDTVEEAVASYKESTEPA from the coding sequence ATGAAATTCAAGACGAGCGATCACTATTACGCCACAGTGATGGAGATGAAGGGGAAGTTCCTCGGAAGCGTTGACGGCGATGCGTTCAGGGACGCGATCCAAACGCTCAAAGAACAGGGAAAGACGAAGCTGGTTGTTGATCTGTCAGGAACTGACATGATCGACTCCACCGGAATAGGAGCGCTAATCGGTGCACTTACATCCATGCGGAACGCCGGTGGAGACGTCCGAATAGCTTGTCTCAAGAAGCGCATCAAGAACCTGTTCCTCATGACACGTCTGCTCGGTCCGGTCTTCGACGACTACGATACGGTCGAAGAAGCCGTTGCCAGCTATAAGGAAAGCACCGAGCCCGCTTAG
- a CDS encoding PrsW family intramembrane metalloprotease, whose product MIDLGVLIRIAVSLSPVMLFLVVLIWLDSFKLVSLRQVVRTIVIGAIVAGVCYLVNSQIVALIEPSPEALFRYIAPLVEETSKALFIVFLIKSRRTGFMVDAAIYGFAVGAGFAVVENVYYLQALGSATIFTWIVRGFGTAIMHGGATAVFAIITKTMSERREESRVGFMLPGLIVAFAIHSAFNHLFLPPIVGTLILVLVFPIIISVVFQQSEKYTRDWLGVGFDSDQELLELIKTGNISDTRVGRYLQSLREHFSGEIIADMLCWLRIQVELSIKVKGVMLLREAGFKPAADAATRAKLEELSYLEESIGKTGLVAISPIVMANKRDIWQMQLLDGN is encoded by the coding sequence TTGATTGATCTTGGCGTTCTTATTCGGATCGCGGTAAGCCTCTCGCCCGTGATGCTTTTTCTGGTTGTCCTCATCTGGCTGGACAGCTTTAAGCTGGTATCTCTTAGGCAGGTCGTTCGGACGATAGTTATCGGAGCAATCGTGGCCGGCGTTTGTTATCTCGTCAACAGCCAGATTGTAGCGCTCATTGAGCCGAGCCCGGAGGCGCTCTTTCGGTATATCGCGCCGTTAGTCGAAGAGACCTCCAAAGCGCTCTTCATCGTCTTCCTCATAAAATCACGTCGAACCGGTTTTATGGTTGACGCTGCTATCTACGGATTCGCGGTGGGTGCAGGGTTCGCTGTTGTGGAGAACGTCTACTATCTCCAGGCCCTTGGTTCGGCGACGATATTTACCTGGATTGTCAGAGGATTCGGGACGGCGATCATGCATGGTGGCGCCACAGCCGTCTTCGCCATAATCACGAAGACGATGTCCGAGCGTCGTGAAGAGTCCAGGGTCGGATTCATGCTGCCTGGATTGATCGTGGCCTTTGCCATTCACTCGGCCTTCAATCACTTGTTTCTTCCCCCGATAGTCGGCACACTCATACTCGTTCTAGTTTTTCCGATTATCATTTCCGTGGTCTTCCAGCAAAGTGAGAAATACACGAGGGACTGGCTTGGCGTCGGATTCGACTCCGACCAGGAGCTTCTCGAGCTCATCAAGACAGGAAATATCTCTGACACCCGCGTCGGGCGGTACCTCCAGTCTCTGCGTGAGCATTTCTCAGGCGAGATCATCGCCGACATGTTGTGCTGGCTGCGAATACAGGTCGAGCTATCGATCAAGGTGAAGGGCGTCATGTTACTGCGCGAGGCCGGATTCAAGCCGGCGGCGGATGCCGCTACGAGAGCCAAGCTGGAGGAGCTATCGTATCTGGAGGAGAGTATCGGAAAGACCGGACTCGTCGCGATTTCACCGATCGTGATGGCCAACAAAAGGGATATCTGGCAGATGCAATTACTTGACGGCAACTAG